The sequence below is a genomic window from bacterium.
TTTTTTCTTATGGTAAGGTCAGTCTGGAAATAGGCAGGAAGCCTTGCACTTTTGTATTCCCCCCAGATTGCCTTATATGTATCACTTCCTTTTACAGAGCCAGTAAGGGGTGTATAGGGATTTCCCGAATAATAGGTTGTTTTCATCGTTATTTTCCATTTTTTGGTAAGGTTATAATTTAAAACCAAAGAGGCAACATGTGGTCTATCCTGGTCGGTTGGGTATAGCTTCAATTCCTCAACCACAGAATATGTTCCATATTTACCCGGGTCTTCCTCCCGCTTTGCTTGGGAATAGGCATAAGAGAACCAGCCATCCCATTTTCCTGCCTCCTTTTTCTGGAAGAAAAGCTCAATACCCCTGCTATAGCCCTTTCCCTTATTTAGATAATTCTTTTCTTTATCATAAAGGATAAGCTTACTAAGGTCTGAATAATATGTCTCAAACTTTATCCTCATATCACTTCCTAAATCCCTTTCATAGCCCAAAATATACTGCCTTGAGCATTGGGATTTTAGCTTTGGATTCCCCTCTTTCTCATCAAGCAAATAAGAATTCATCGGGTATTGGGAATACTCTCCAATGGATTGCTTTATTCTTCCACCTCCTATAGGAAAGCAGATGGAAAACCTTGGGGAGAAGACCCCCTCTTTGGTAACATTATTATTTTCATACCTCATCCCATAGTCAATGATTGGTCCAAAACCACTATACCTATCCCAAAGGTATAGCCCATAATAATCAGTTGTTTTCTGGTAGTGATATTCCTCTTTGTGCTTTACCTTTGTCCAGGTTCCATTTACTTCCTCTATTGTGGGAAAGCTATAGGTATCATCCTCCTTGCCTTTGTTTCGGTAAGCTAGTCCTCCTATGTTTAGCTCATGGTTTCCCTTTTTAATGGTAAGGTCATTCCTTAAGGCTGTGTCTCTAGAATCTAAATCTCCACTAAAGGGATAGTCAGGGGAATAAAACCTGAATTTTCCCTTATCAATTAGATAGCTCAAGGTAAGCTCATTGGAAAGGCTTGGGCTAAATACCCTCTTGTGATTTATGGCAAATATATCCTTTGTATATTTATAAAAGAAGTGTCCTCCTTCATCATCTGGAGAGCCGTATCCCTCCTCCATCTTCATATCCATCCCCTCTCCGGTTCTCACAATACTAAAGGAGAGCTTATCTTTATAGGTTGGCTCATAATAGAGCTTAAGGTATTGGTCATCAAAGCTGGGAAGGGCACGACCCTTTTCACCGCCAAACCACTTTACCAAAAGGTCATAATGTGTTCGGTTTGCCGAAAGATAATAGGACAATTTATTCTTCTTTATTGGTCCATCCATTTGAAATGCCATTGTGGTGGGAGAAAGCTCTAATTGCCCCTTTCTTTTTTTCTTATCCCCCTCTTTGTAATAGACATCAATTATTCCACCCAATGCCTGATTTCCCTTGGCTGGATAGCCTCCGGCATAGAAATCAACCTTTTTTATAAGGTCGGTATTAAACATCAGCAACATACCGCCCCATCTGTATGGCCAAAAGATAAAGACATTGTCTAATAAAAATATTGTCTCCATTGGATAGCATCCGCGGATGTATAATGCACCCGAGAATGCCCCTGGGGTAACCACTCCAGGCAGGGTCTTTAATGTCTCGGACAAATCTGTAAAGAGAGAAACCGAGCTTTTTTCAACCATAGAAGGAGAAACCTCCTCCTTGCTGACAATTGGCTCTTCTTTTACAGGCTTCTTTTCTTTGATCACAAGCTCCTCGCCGGTTACGGTAATGGTTTCACTCCCTGCATTGCTAAAGAGTAAGCAAAGGATAAGCAAAAATGCCCTTTTCATTTTAAATACCACTTTGTAATCTGATTTTATTTCTTTCATTCTATAAAATAAGACCCATTATCCTTGGTAAATATTCTATGTTCTTTCAATATTACACGGGCAAAATCCTTTGGAAAAGCAATTGAGGCGATTATAATCCCGGTTAAAATAGCTTAAGCATCCTTTAGCTCCTCCCTTGCCCTTGCCTCGGCAATTATCTCCATATTTTTTATCTCCCTTTTCATCCAGCGAATACTAAAGAGATAATGGGGGATTATCCCGATAATTCCCCAGATTAAAATTGGCCAGAAGAACCAGATTGCATCCTTTGCATATAGGAGATTTATAAAGGTAAATATGGTATTAAAGCAGAGATAGGAAAGGAGGTGGTGGATAAACCCCTTTTTATTCTCCTGGATTACCAGCTCCCGATAGGCTTTCTTATAGCTTTCTAATATGTCCATTTTCTTACCTCATTAAGATTCCATACCTCATATCAATAAAAGGCATCCAATAAGCTATCCCTCTAATACCCTTGATTATCTTTAGCAAAACACCCTCCTTTTCTATTGTCTTTAGGATTACCAATTCTGTAAAATAAGGGGGTGCCTCTTTTATCCTTATTTTTCTTAAAATATCCTCAATCTCTTTATCATTCATTGTAGATTCTTTTTTAAAGCCCCTTTTGCCCTGAATAGCCAGGTCTTTACCGTTCCTATTGGTATATTCATCACCTTAGAAATCTCCTCATAAGATAGGTCTTCTTGATACCTTAATCCAATTATTGCCCTATATTCAGGGCTAAGCTTTCCAACTGCCTCCTCAAGGGAAAGCTTAATGTCTGGGTCATCCTCAGAATATGGAATAATCTCTGGGTTATCCTCAAGCCTTATTTCTTTCTTTTTCTTTCTTATTCTATCGATGCATAGATTATGTGTAATCCTAAAGAGCCAGGCTTTAAAATTTGTTCCCAGCTTATATGAGGACAAGGATTTATAAACCTTAACAAATGCCTCTTGGGCACAATCATTTGCCTCATCATAATCATAGAAATAATTATAGGCTATATTATACACCCTATTTTTATACCTGTTAACAATCCTTGCAAAATTCTCCTTATCCTTCCTTGATAGAATAACCAGCTCGTCATCCTTTCTTTCATCCACTTTCTAAAAATAAAACGCACAACATCCCAAAAATGTTTCAATTTTAATTATAATCCCATTTCTTTTTTGCTATCAAGTTATTTACTTTACAAAGTCTATCCAGATTTCTTTTGGCTTTATCAATCCTTTTCTTGCTAGCGTTTGACAATCTTTTACCTTTCTCAAATTTGTATTGGGATAAAAATAAAATGTCATCTTTCCATATTATAAATTCTGGCTGGTCTTCGTTTATATTATAAACCTCCCTAAACTTCTCAATCAAATAATATTCACTTCTCTGCACAAGGCTATTTTGCTCCTTGGCGTAAATCATTAAGGGAAATCTTCCTCTGTTTGTAAGCAATCGTGCCTCCAACCACTCCTCAATGCCTACAACCCCATAGGTTGCATCTACTGGCTGCCACTTATTATCAAAATAAGCCTCTACCCAAACATGGTTATTGTGATTCATCCCAATCGGAGCATCACCAATCAAGCCAAGTATCTCTTTGAAAACACCAATAAACTTATTGGCATCATAATTTATCTCATCAACAAATCTGGCAGGTATCTTTTTATGGGTAAGCATGAAAACCAGTAAGGCACTATGGTGATAACAATTACCCCTCTTTTTTTCAAAGAATTGGGACAAAGTTTTATACTTGGGATTTCCAAAGGTAGAGCGAAAATTGTTGTGTATCCAATTTACAATAGTCTTAATTCCTTCCTCGTCTGATTTGGCATCTTTAGTCAGCTCATCTACCAAGGCATTGATTCTGTTCTTCTCCTCTGGAGTATCTTGCTGGGTAAATTTTTGAAACCAAAAGAGCTCAATTGCTGTAACAATGGCAACTATACTAAAGAATTCTTTCATATTTTCTCTTAAAACACATGACGACATTCATAACCTTTAGCCTTTAATCGTTTAGCCAATTCTCGGGACAGATTCATAATTCAGCAAGAATCTCACCTATACTCAAAGAAAAATGGTAGAATCATCCCTTAAGGCTGTATCCTTAAAATCTATATCCCCTTCCAAAGAATAATCAGGGGAATAAAACCTGAATTTTCCCTTATCAATTAGATAGCTCAAGGTAAGCTCATTGGAAAGGCTTGGGCTAAATACCCTCTTGTGATTTATGGCAAATATATCCTTTGTATATTTATAAAAGAAGTGTCCTCCTTCATCATCTGGAGAGCCGTATCCCTCCTCCATCTTCATATCCATCCCCTCTCCGGTTCTCACAATACTAAAGGAGAGCTTATCTTTATAGGTTGGCTCATAATAGAGCTTAAGGTATTGGTCATCAAAGCTGGGAAGGGCACGACCCTTTTCACCGCCAAACCACTTTACCAAAAGGTCATAATGTGTTCGGTTTGCCGAAAGATAATAGGACAATTTATTCTTCTTTATTGGTCCATCCATTTGAAATGCCATTGTGGTGGGAGAAAGCTCTAATTGCCCCTTTCTTTTTTTCTTATCCCCCTCTTTGTAATAGACATCAATTATTCCACCCAATGCCTGATTTCCCTTGGCTGGATAGCCTCCGGCATAGAAATCAACCTTTTTTATAAGGTCGGTATTAAACATCAGCAACATACCGCCCCATCTGTATGGCCAAAAGATAAAGACATTGTCTAATAAAAATATTGTCTCCATTGGATAGCATCCGCGGATGTATAATGCACCCGAGAATGCCCCTGGGGTAACCACTCCAGGCAGGGTCTTTAATGTCTCGGACAAATCTGTAAAGAGAGAAACCGAGCTTTTTTCAACCATAGAAGGAGAAACCTCCTCCTTGCTGACAATTGGCTCTTCCTTAATGGACTTTTTCTCCCTTATCACAAGCTCTTCCCCGGTTACGGTAATGGTTTCAAAGAAGGCTAGCAAAGGAAACAAAAGAATACAAAAAATTCTTTTCATTTAAAATTTCCCA
It includes:
- a CDS encoding TonB-dependent receptor plug domain-containing protein codes for the protein MKEIKSDYKVVFKMKRAFLLILCLLFSNAGSETITVTGEELVIKEKKPVKEEPIVSKEEVSPSMVEKSSVSLFTDLSETLKTLPGVVTPGAFSGALYIRGCYPMETIFLLDNVFIFWPYRWGGMLLMFNTDLIKKVDFYAGGYPAKGNQALGGIIDVYYKEGDKKKRKGQLELSPTTMAFQMDGPIKKNKLSYYLSANRTHYDLLVKWFGGEKGRALPSFDDQYLKLYYEPTYKDKLSFSIVRTGEGMDMKMEEGYGSPDDEGGHFFYKYTKDIFAINHKRVFSPSLSNELTLSYLIDKGKFRFYSPDYPFSGDLDSRDTALRNDLTIKKGNHELNIGGLAYRNKGKEDDTYSFPTIEEVNGTWTKVKHKEEYHYQKTTDYYGLYLWDRYSGFGPIIDYGMRYENNNVTKEGVFSPRFSICFPIGGGRIKQSIGEYSQYPMNSYLLDEKEGNPKLKSQCSRQYILGYERDLGSDMRIKFETYYSDLSKLILYDKEKNYLNKGKGYSRGIELFFQKKEAGKWDGWFSYAYSQAKREEDPGKYGTYSVVEELKLYPTDQDRPHVASLVLNYNLTKKWKITMKTTYYSGNPYTPLTGSVKGSDTYKAIWGEYKSARLPAYFQTDLTIRK
- a CDS encoding 2TM domain-containing protein, coding for MDILESYKKAYRELVIQENKKGFIHHLLSYLCFNTIFTFINLLYAKDAIWFFWPILIWGIIGIIPHYLFSIRWMKREIKNMEIIAEARAREELKDA
- a CDS encoding RNA polymerase sigma factor, whose translation is MDERKDDELVILSRKDKENFARIVNRYKNRVYNIAYNYFYDYDEANDCAQEAFVKVYKSLSSYKLGTNFKAWLFRITHNLCIDRIRKKKKEIRLEDNPEIIPYSEDDPDIKLSLEEAVGKLSPEYRAIIGLRYQEDLSYEEISKVMNIPIGTVKTWLFRAKGALKKNLQ
- a CDS encoding transglutaminase-like domain-containing protein — encoded protein: MSSCVLRENMKEFFSIVAIVTAIELFWFQKFTQQDTPEEKNRINALVDELTKDAKSDEEGIKTIVNWIHNNFRSTFGNPKYKTLSQFFEKKRGNCYHHSALLVFMLTHKKIPARFVDEINYDANKFIGVFKEILGLIGDAPIGMNHNNHVWVEAYFDNKWQPVDATYGVVGIEEWLEARLLTNRGRFPLMIYAKEQNSLVQRSEYYLIEKFREVYNINEDQPEFIIWKDDILFLSQYKFEKGKRLSNASKKRIDKAKRNLDRLCKVNNLIAKKKWDYN
- a CDS encoding TonB-dependent receptor plug domain-containing protein; translation: MKRIFCILLFPLLAFFETITVTGEELVIREKKSIKEEPIVSKEEVSPSMVEKSSVSLFTDLSETLKTLPGVVTPGAFSGALYIRGCYPMETIFLLDNVFIFWPYRWGGMLLMFNTDLIKKVDFYAGGYPAKGNQALGGIIDVYYKEGDKKKRKGQLELSPTTMAFQMDGPIKKNKLSYYLSANRTHYDLLVKWFGGEKGRALPSFDDQYLKLYYEPTYKDKLSFSIVRTGEGMDMKMEEGYGSPDDEGGHFFYKYTKDIFAINHKRVFSPSLSNELTLSYLIDKGKFRFYSPDYSLEGDIDFKDTALRDDSTIFL